AGACCttaattgtttacataCAAAATGTTCAGCTATGCAGCCCTTTCGTCCACATTCAACACTCCCCCATCtcttcttaaaaaaaaaataagcagAAAAACTCGTTTTCTGTAAAGTAGAAGGTATTTTAGAATACActacaattttttctagTAAAACTATTATTGGATACCTTTTTTTCGCAGTTCTAAAGGCTTATTTCTGCTAGTTATAGTAATTCACTGTGTATTTAGGAGAGGACTCAAGGTTGTCGTTCTCTCTTTCTATTACTGTCTATTAATATCGTAAAATAGCTCAATTTTGAATGGGTTTATCTCTTTAGTTTGCTTGCTCTTTAACATTTGTCATTATCtcatacatttttttactcaCGCCTCCCTACCACTTATCACTTAGTCCTATTTAAGGggaaatttgtttacttcttttttcttaaaaaatgtcgGTCTCAAAAGCTAGACTACAGTCTGTGGTTCGCCTGTCTCGTACAGTGCCATATTCAAAAACGATGGTTCGTTCATTTCATGTATCCTGTGCTGTAAAGAACAGTGGGAATGTTCCTACACCCCGTAACAAATCATTTTTCTCTCGAGCACTTGAAATGGCGGAAGTTACTTCTTCTTTGTCCATGTTGGGTGCCGTAGCCCTCTTCCAATCCTTACGAAGACTGAACAACAGTTCGCCAAAAGGAAAATCTGGTGTTCCGAAAAAGAACATAGTTGTTTTGGGTTCTGGATGGGGTGCAGTCGCGgcaatcaaaaatttggacCCGTCCTTGTACAACATTACCCTCGTGAGCCCTAGGGaccattttttattcaccCCTATGCTTCCTTCATGTACCGTGGGTACTTTGAGACTTCCAAGTATTACTGAGCCCATTGTGGCTTTGttcaaaggaaaaattgaTCCCTCCAACATTCACCAAGCTGAATGCACTGCCATCGACACATCGGCTAAGAAAGTTACCATTCGTGGTACGACCGAAGCTAACGAGGGAAAGGAAGCGGTTATTCCGTATGATACGCTTGTTTTTGCTATTGGAGCTGGTAATCAAACATTTGGTATCCAGGGTGTCCGCGACCATGGCTGTTTTCTGAAAGAAGCGGGAGATGCCAAGAAGGTGTTTAACCGCATCTTTGAAATCTTGGAACAAGTTCGATTCAATAAAGATCTTTCTCCCGAGGAACGGGCTCGTCTCTTACACATCACTGTTGTTGGTGGTGGCCCTACTGGAATGGAATTTGCAGCTGAGATGCAAGATTTCATTGATAACGACGTTAAGGATATGTTTCCCGAGCTTCAAAAAGACATCCATGTCACGTTAATTGAAGCTGCCCCCGGTGTTCTCCCCATGTTTACTAAATCTTTGATTACGTATACGGAgaatttattcaaaaatcttAACATTAAGATCATGACTAAAACCGTGGTTAAAGATGTTAATGAGAAGAACCTTATCGTTCAAAAGACCAACCCTGACGGAAGCAAGGCTATGCAAGAGATACCCTACGGAATGCTCGTTTGGGCTGCCGGCATTACTGCTCGTCCACTCACTCGTACATTGATGTCTTCTATCCCTGAACAAAGCGGTGCGCGCAAAGGTTTAATAGTTGATGAGTTTTTTAGGGTCAAGGGTGTACCTGAGATGTACGCCGTTGGTGATTGCGCATTCTCTGGATTACCTGCTACTGCTCAAGTTGCTAACCAACAAGGTGCTTGGTTGGCTAAGAACTTGAACGTCGAAGGAAAGAAGTTTGCATTGCATGAACGGATTCAAGCTCTTGAAAAACAGTTAGGTGAGAAAGAGGCTCCTTCTCAGGTTGCCGGATTGAAACAGCAAGTGGAGCAGTTGAAGTTAGAGCCCTTTAAATACCATCATCAAGGAGCTTTAGCTTACGTTGGAGATGAAAAGGCCATTGCCGATTTAAAATTGCcatttatgaaaaagatgCTGCCTTTGCAGGGAATTGTCGGCCACACCTTTTGGAGACTTGCATATTTAAATGAGTTGATTTCTGCTCGATCCCAATTCATGGTGTTGATTGACTGGTTGAAGACAAGACTATTTGGACGTTATGATGCTAAGGTTTAATGAACGGAATGAAATACTTTTGGTTTACAAGCAATTGTTTCCTTGTGCTTTGTCGTTAATCATAAGATGATTATTTTAtacttgaaaaaggaaCGTATTTGAATAACAGATTTCGAGATGAACGATTCGTTTCGACTACTACTTTGATAATTTAAGTTTATGTTATTCTAAATGATAATACTGATGCCTTATTTGTTCTATGATGGAATAATTCTTAGTGTTACTCCATTGATGTATGTAGAAAAGCTGGAAGTTAACAGTTGACAGGTAGTACAATTTCGTTACTCAACGAGACTATATGTTGCATATGAACTGAAAgaattatatttatgtcTTACTGTATTCAGAACCACTTTAATTAGAGCCCGTATAAACCATGTTCTCTGCTTTTAGCTAGCTAATCGTATAATTAATATGCCATGCTGGCTTCACCGGCACTAGATTCGTTGTACAGTATTATATTACACTACCCCATCAGGAACCGTTTCACAAAAAACCCGTTCGCTTACATAGCAACATTTCTTAGATAATTTCATATTTCTAATCCACTCCAAATAAGATATCCTTTCTTATATAGAttgaaagttttaaaatactGCTTAAATATGC
This region of Schizosaccharomyces pombe strain 972h- genome assembly, chromosome: II genomic DNA includes:
- the ndi1 gene encoding NADH dehydrogenase — translated: MSVSKARLQSVVRLSRTVPYSKTMVRSFHVSCAVKNSGNVPTPRNKSFFSRALEMAEVTSSLSMLGAVALFQSLRRLNNSSPKGKSGVPKKNIVVLGSGWGAVAAIKNLDPSLYNITLVSPRDHFLFTPMLPSCTVGTLRLPSITEPIVALFKGKIDPSNIHQAECTAIDTSAKKVTIRGTTEANEGKEAVIPYDTLVFAIGAGNQTFGIQGVRDHGCFLKEAGDAKKVFNRIFEILEQVRFNKDLSPEERARLLHITVVGGGPTGMEFAAEMQDFIDNDVKDMFPELQKDIHVTLIEAAPGVLPMFTKSLITYTENLFKNLNIKIMTKTVVKDVNEKNLIVQKTNPDGSKAMQEIPYGMLVWAAGITARPLTRTLMSSIPEQSGARKGLIVDEFFRVKGVPEMYAVGDCAFSGLPATAQVANQQGAWLAKNLNVEGKKFALHERIQALEKQLGEKEAPSQVAGLKQQVEQLKLEPFKYHHQGALAYVGDEKAIADLKLPFMKKMLPLQGIVGHTFWRLAYLNELISARSQFMVLIDWLKTRLFGRYDAKV